One Danio rerio strain Tuebingen ecotype United States chromosome 13, GRCz12tu, whole genome shotgun sequence DNA window includes the following coding sequences:
- the lingo2b gene encoding leucine-rich repeat and immunoglobulin-like domain-containing nogo receptor-interacting protein 2b isoform X1: MWLGVFAKHFQWISTVDGWDVAMLFSLFSCALGLSLLPLHLFQCPAHACPARCECSVPTRSVSCHRRRLAQVPEGIPIETRSLDLSKNRLRIVTPQNFSSLLLLEELDLSNNLLSSVEPNSFRAQPRLRSLRLRSNQLTLLPRGALAGLSELTLLDVSQNRLVILLDYGFEEQRRLRVLELSDNELVFIAPRAFSGLASLRSLTLQRCNLSTVPTHALAHLHGLTSLRLRDLGIAELQAHTFKGLPRLKHLEVDRWPLLEGFPTSALQGLNLSTLSITHTNLTSVPVVTNLLYLTHLNLSYSRIRVLPAGWLRGMDRLEVLRVRQANLLSVEPQAFQGASSLRILDLCYNRLATLERSVFPVTEALQTLLIGQNPLVCDCRLRWLLERTPPLLYGDVQPECSAPAPLAGKPLRDLVEAQISRYVICTKPRVISMASYPAQAEEGQRAWLYCSADGAPPPSVSWLTPLRRHITTKSTGRVVVHTNGSLEFRMAEPQDSGMYVCVASNPAGNATLSVTLAVKTSGIRDRALYANRSFLFDPDYNSSLINGTEEYTIRVVLDFTTILVSTAMGCLSFLGVVLFCFLLLFAWSRGKGKHRGSVDIQYVPRKRKGANSELTETSGPRRVNMKMI, from the coding sequence GTGGCCATGCTGTTCTCTTTGTTCTCTTGTGCTTTGGGGCTCTCCCTCCTGCCACTCCACCTGTTTCAGTGCCCCGCCCACGCTTGCCCTGCCCGCTGCGAATGCTCTGTGCCCACGCGTTCTGTGTCATGCCATCGCAGACGGTTAGCACAGGTGCCTGAGGGCATCCCAATAGAGACACGGTCACTGGACCTCAGTAAAAACCGGCTGCGCATTGTGACGCCACAGAACTTTTCCTCACTGCTGTTGCTGGAAGAGCTGGATCTCAGCAACAACTTGTTGTCTTCTGTGGAACCTAACAGCTTTCGAGCGCAGCCACGGCTACGCTCCCTCCGACTGCGAAGCAATCAGCTAACACTGCTGCCGCGTGGAGCACTGGCGGGCCTCAGTGAGCTCACTCTGCTGGATGTCAGTCAAAACCGCCTTGTTATTCTGCTGGACTACGGCTTTGAGGAGCAGCGGAGGCTGCGGGTACTAGAGTTGAGTGATAATGAGCTAGTGTTTATTGCCCCACGGGCGTTCAGCGGACTTGCGTCCCTTCGCTCTCTGACGCTGCAGCGCTGCAACCTAAGCACAGTGCCCACACATGCTCTTGCACATCTGCATGGTCTCACCAGCCTAAGATTGCGAGATTTAGGCATTGCAGAGCTTCAGGCACACACTTTTAAGGGTCTGCCACGACTAAAACATCTGGAAGTGGACCGCTGGCCCTTGTTAGAGGGGTTTCCAACATCTGCTTTGCAGGGGTTAAACCTTAGTACGCTGTCCATTACCCACACCAACCTGACATCGGTGCCAGTCGTGACAAATCTATTGTATCTGACGCATCTCAACCTGTCCTACAGCCGTATACGGGTCCTGCCAGCAGGTTGGTTGAGAGGAATGGACCGACTGGAAGTTCTACGTGTGCGACAGGCTAATCTGCTCAGTGTGGAACCACAAGCATTTCAAGGAGCCTCCTCTCTGCGCATTCTTGACCTTTGCTATAACCGTCTCGCCACACTTGAAAGGAGTGTTTTTCCTGTTACTGAGGCCCTGCAGACTCTTTTGATTGGCCAGAATCCGTTAGTTTGCGACTGCCGTCTACGCTGGCTCCTGGAAAGGACTCCACCTTTGCTGTATGGAGATGTTCAACCTGAATGTAGTGCTCCTGCCCCCTTGGCTGGAAAGCCTCTTCGAGATCTTGTGGAAGCTCAAATCTCTCGCTATGTAATTTGCACCAAACCCAGGGTCATCTCCATGGCGTCTTACCCGGCACAGGCAGAAGAAGGACAGAGAGCTTGGCTGTATTGCAGTGCCGATGGAGCGCCGCCTCCATCAGTGTCATGGCTAACACCACTTAGACGACACATTACCACAAAGAGTACTGGAAGGGTGGTGGTCCACACTAATGGCTCGCTTGAGTTTCGCATGGCAGAGCCTCAGGATAGTGGCATGTACGTCTGCGTAGCATCAAACCCCGCAGGTAATGCTACTCTGTCCGTAACACTCGCGGTTAAAACCTCTGGAATCAGGGACAGGGCCCTTTACGCGAACCGCAGCTTTCTTTTTGACCCCGACTACAATAGTTCCCTGATAAACGGCACAGAGGAGTACACCATCAGGGTGGTCCTGGACTTCACCACCATCCTGGTCTCTACAGCAATGGGCTGCCTCAGCTTTCtgggtgttgttttgttttgtttcttgttgttgttTGCATGGAGTCGTGGCAAAGGGAAGCACAGAGGAAGCGTGGACATTCAATACGTTCCACGGAAGAGGAAAGGCGCAAACTCAGAACTTACAGAAACAAGCGGGCCAAGACGAGTCAACATGAAGATGATCTGA
- the lingo2b gene encoding leucine-rich repeat and immunoglobulin-like domain-containing nogo receptor-interacting protein 2b precursor, with protein sequence MLFSLFSCALGLSLLPLHLFQCPAHACPARCECSVPTRSVSCHRRRLAQVPEGIPIETRSLDLSKNRLRIVTPQNFSSLLLLEELDLSNNLLSSVEPNSFRAQPRLRSLRLRSNQLTLLPRGALAGLSELTLLDVSQNRLVILLDYGFEEQRRLRVLELSDNELVFIAPRAFSGLASLRSLTLQRCNLSTVPTHALAHLHGLTSLRLRDLGIAELQAHTFKGLPRLKHLEVDRWPLLEGFPTSALQGLNLSTLSITHTNLTSVPVVTNLLYLTHLNLSYSRIRVLPAGWLRGMDRLEVLRVRQANLLSVEPQAFQGASSLRILDLCYNRLATLERSVFPVTEALQTLLIGQNPLVCDCRLRWLLERTPPLLYGDVQPECSAPAPLAGKPLRDLVEAQISRYVICTKPRVISMASYPAQAEEGQRAWLYCSADGAPPPSVSWLTPLRRHITTKSTGRVVVHTNGSLEFRMAEPQDSGMYVCVASNPAGNATLSVTLAVKTSGIRDRALYANRSFLFDPDYNSSLINGTEEYTIRVVLDFTTILVSTAMGCLSFLGVVLFCFLLLFAWSRGKGKHRGSVDIQYVPRKRKGANSELTETSGPRRVNMKMI encoded by the coding sequence ATGCTGTTCTCTTTGTTCTCTTGTGCTTTGGGGCTCTCCCTCCTGCCACTCCACCTGTTTCAGTGCCCCGCCCACGCTTGCCCTGCCCGCTGCGAATGCTCTGTGCCCACGCGTTCTGTGTCATGCCATCGCAGACGGTTAGCACAGGTGCCTGAGGGCATCCCAATAGAGACACGGTCACTGGACCTCAGTAAAAACCGGCTGCGCATTGTGACGCCACAGAACTTTTCCTCACTGCTGTTGCTGGAAGAGCTGGATCTCAGCAACAACTTGTTGTCTTCTGTGGAACCTAACAGCTTTCGAGCGCAGCCACGGCTACGCTCCCTCCGACTGCGAAGCAATCAGCTAACACTGCTGCCGCGTGGAGCACTGGCGGGCCTCAGTGAGCTCACTCTGCTGGATGTCAGTCAAAACCGCCTTGTTATTCTGCTGGACTACGGCTTTGAGGAGCAGCGGAGGCTGCGGGTACTAGAGTTGAGTGATAATGAGCTAGTGTTTATTGCCCCACGGGCGTTCAGCGGACTTGCGTCCCTTCGCTCTCTGACGCTGCAGCGCTGCAACCTAAGCACAGTGCCCACACATGCTCTTGCACATCTGCATGGTCTCACCAGCCTAAGATTGCGAGATTTAGGCATTGCAGAGCTTCAGGCACACACTTTTAAGGGTCTGCCACGACTAAAACATCTGGAAGTGGACCGCTGGCCCTTGTTAGAGGGGTTTCCAACATCTGCTTTGCAGGGGTTAAACCTTAGTACGCTGTCCATTACCCACACCAACCTGACATCGGTGCCAGTCGTGACAAATCTATTGTATCTGACGCATCTCAACCTGTCCTACAGCCGTATACGGGTCCTGCCAGCAGGTTGGTTGAGAGGAATGGACCGACTGGAAGTTCTACGTGTGCGACAGGCTAATCTGCTCAGTGTGGAACCACAAGCATTTCAAGGAGCCTCCTCTCTGCGCATTCTTGACCTTTGCTATAACCGTCTCGCCACACTTGAAAGGAGTGTTTTTCCTGTTACTGAGGCCCTGCAGACTCTTTTGATTGGCCAGAATCCGTTAGTTTGCGACTGCCGTCTACGCTGGCTCCTGGAAAGGACTCCACCTTTGCTGTATGGAGATGTTCAACCTGAATGTAGTGCTCCTGCCCCCTTGGCTGGAAAGCCTCTTCGAGATCTTGTGGAAGCTCAAATCTCTCGCTATGTAATTTGCACCAAACCCAGGGTCATCTCCATGGCGTCTTACCCGGCACAGGCAGAAGAAGGACAGAGAGCTTGGCTGTATTGCAGTGCCGATGGAGCGCCGCCTCCATCAGTGTCATGGCTAACACCACTTAGACGACACATTACCACAAAGAGTACTGGAAGGGTGGTGGTCCACACTAATGGCTCGCTTGAGTTTCGCATGGCAGAGCCTCAGGATAGTGGCATGTACGTCTGCGTAGCATCAAACCCCGCAGGTAATGCTACTCTGTCCGTAACACTCGCGGTTAAAACCTCTGGAATCAGGGACAGGGCCCTTTACGCGAACCGCAGCTTTCTTTTTGACCCCGACTACAATAGTTCCCTGATAAACGGCACAGAGGAGTACACCATCAGGGTGGTCCTGGACTTCACCACCATCCTGGTCTCTACAGCAATGGGCTGCCTCAGCTTTCtgggtgttgttttgttttgtttcttgttgttgttTGCATGGAGTCGTGGCAAAGGGAAGCACAGAGGAAGCGTGGACATTCAATACGTTCCACGGAAGAGGAAAGGCGCAAACTCAGAACTTACAGAAACAAGCGGGCCAAGACGAGTCAACATGAAGATGATCTGA